Proteins from a genomic interval of Euwallacea similis isolate ESF13 chromosome 33, ESF131.1, whole genome shotgun sequence:
- the LOC136418153 gene encoding putative peptidyl-prolyl cis-trans isomerase dodo has protein sequence MADEPLPAGWEKRLSRSTGQHYYLNIYTKESQWDAPDKPAEPVQSSGPDQVQCSHLLVKHKDSRRPSSWREQNITRTKEEALDLVKSYREQIAQGRASFAELASKYSDCSSAKRGGDLGPFGKGAMQKPFEEAAFSLKVGELSDPVFTDSGVHIILRTV, from the exons ATGGCGGACGAACCTTTGCCTGCCGGATGGGAAAAGCGTTTGAGCCGTTCTACCG GCCAACATTACTACTTAAACATCTACACAAAAGAGTCCCAATGGGACGCCCCAGACAAACCCGCCGAGCCCGTCCAGTCTTCAGGTCCTGATCAAGTTCAATGCTCACATTTATTGGTTAAGCATAAAGATTCGAGACGTCCCTCATCATGGAGGGAACAAAATATCACTCGTACAAAGGAAGAGGCCTTGGACCTTGTAAAAT CATATCGTGAACAAATTGCACAAGGTAGAGCCTCCTTTGCTGAATTAGCCTCAAAATATTCTGATTGCTCTTCGGCTAAAAGAGGAGGAGACTTGGGGCCATTTGGAAAAGGAGCTATGCAGAAACCCTTTGAAGAAGCAGCTTTCAGTCTGAAAGTTGGAGAATTATCTGACCCAGTTTTCACAGATTCAGGAGTGCATATTATTTTGCGTACTGTTTAA
- the ldbr gene encoding lariat debranching enzyme, translating into MKIAVGGCAHGELDKIYSTIKEVEERDNITIDLLICCGDFQSSRNNEDLTCMAVPPKYRHICSFYKYFSGEKKAPVLTIFIGGNHEASNYLQELPYGGWVAPKIYYLGYAGIINIAGLRIGGISGIYKPRDFFTGRFEKPPYDENAKRSVYHIRNLEVFRLKQVSQPLDIFLSHDWPTEVYHYGNVEDLLKRKPYFKDEVDTNQLGSKPCGELLTKLKPTFWFSAHLHCKFCALIPHPDGSTTKFLALDKCLPRRKFLQIIDVPHDASQKIQIHYDLEWLSILFLTNHLLSVRNINTYMPGLGGNERYDFTPTEEEKSFVSSKMGNNLQIPKNFRPTAAAFQPGVAPKKNKQPDAKLNPQTTELCALLGIDDPICLISEMNGGKMSLDKSFYENSTFICDSDESNVVSDADENSEVKKVIPMKLPLPKTIESEPGDTNCYDNLSKMKESLDQSHTEIIPVVSPKRTLEHVEEISNSNNSESNVNLVQSTDILTVKKFKRRNADIYKSEENS; encoded by the exons ATGAAAATAGCGGTAGGGGGCTGTGCCCATGGGGAACTCGACAAAATATACTCAACAATTAAAGAAGTGGAAGAAAGGGATAATATTACGATTGATCTGTTAATTTGCTGTGGAGATTTTCAATCGTCCAGAAACAATGAGGATCTTACTTGCATGGCTGTACCTCCCAAGTATCGTCATATATGTTCATTTTACAA ATACTTTAGTGGTGAGAAAAAAGCTCCagttttaactattttcattgGAGGTAACCATGAGGCTTCCAATTACCTCCAAGAGTTACCTTATGGAGGTTGGGTAGCCccgaaaatttattacttaggTTATGCTGGAATTATCAACATTGCAG GATTAAGAATAGGTGGAATATCAGGAATATATAAACCACGTGATTTCTTTACAGGGAGGTTTGAAAAACCTCCTTATGATGAAAATGCTAAGAGAAGTGTTTATCACATAAGAAATCTTGAAGTGTTTCGTTTGAAGCAAGTCTCACAGCCACTGGACATATTTTTGTCCCATGACTGGCCCACTGAAGTTTATCATTATGGAAATGTTgaggatttattaaaaagaaagcCATATTTTAA AGATGAAGTTGATACAAATCAACTAGGCAGCAAACCTTGTGGAGAACTCTTAACAAAGCTTAAACCAACATTTTGGTTTTCTGCTCATTTACACTGCAAGTTTTGTGCCTTAATACCACACCCAGATGGTTCAACGACTAAATTCTTAGCATTAGACAAATGTTTGCCTAGAAGGAAGTTTTTGCAGATTATTGACGTTCCCCATGATGCCAgccaaaaaatacaaatacacTATGATTTAGAGTGGTTGAGCATTCTGTTTCTAACTAACCATTTATTGAGCGTCAGGAATATAAACACTTATATGCCAGGACTTGGTGGAAATGAGAG ATATGATTTTACACCTACTGAGGAAGAGAAAAGttttgtttcaagtaaaatggGCAACAACTTGCAAATACCGAAAAACTTTAGACCCACAGCTGCAGCCTTCCAACCTGGAGTTGCTCcaaaaaagaataaacaaCCAGATGCAAAGCTGAACCCTCAAACTACAGAATTGTGTGCATTGTTGGGTATTGACGACCCGATTTGCTTAATATCAGAGATGAATGGTGGAAAAATGAGCCTTGACAAAAGTTTCTATGAGAATTCAACATTTATTTGCGATTCGGATGAGTCAAATGTTGTAAGTGACGCGGACGAGAACTCTGAAGTCAAGAAAGTGATTCCTATGAAGTTACCATTACCAAAGACAATTGAAAGTGAACCAGGAGACACCAATTGTTATGATAACTTGTCTAAAATGAAAGAGTCATTGGATCAATCACACACAGAAATAATTCCTGTAGTGTCCCCTAAAAGGACTTTAGAGCATGTAGAAGAAATTTCTAATTCAAATAATTCTGAATCCAATGTAAATTTAGTACAAAGTACTGATATATTGACggtcaaaaagtttaaaaggcGAAATGCCGACATTTATAAATCGGAAGAAAATAGCTGA
- the Usp10 gene encoding ubiquitin carboxyl-terminal hydrolase 10-B yields MEIADMVGLEFLDLSDVDEYERSRVLTSLQRPQPDVKFPWYIGDGSTNNVIEGQAEGITKPIHPSAVAAQSYGQNFVIPHQTPVAIVNPENGLTLKVKAEPHISNNLVSSSGNYNSPVNPPIDNQYFTPIPQYYSSPPPAVVTIPNVPVQTSPNYGHFPVQPEMVSTKYSPVYLSHSYPAKTSYYGVPPAQPMFVPHPPTVVDTFYPESPQIYEENSVVETQIDTVSSNTPSLVSDANIPVVSASAHSQNVPSKKAPASPLSADTPAFTPKNQQQPHIEHHNTTPLVKQSSVVPEAPKTVSNTVESNEVTPPGQVPAAAEADKTPPQENAWGGKKSWASLFESKEGARSSPQVNGVAKTTFNGTVNKGSGSNANCPIKNPKRSHFVDPDCYRMGEFLTNYAVDGRTISVQPRGLINQSNYCYINSILQALIACPPMYNLLSGLAENITSNAKRKPTPVIDGMCKFVKEYKHLPANMRVNNRRSEGGKKDQKKDQGALINTDIPFEPAWIYKILHELQTDLMEGRQEDAEEFLGCLLNHLSDEMLELKKLVEYSEQAPTQNCTEDDDESWQVMGNKNKGSVLRKTEFERTPITDIFGGSLKSRINRMGGFITENTQPFLTLPLNIEKVKTVREALDALTTKNQLEGLTSSKTNEEVEAWQQVMLDELPVVLILHLKCFDFKLDGCTKIVKALEFPIDLKIDGKLLSLKTTNAKEKQYKLFAIVYHDGKEASKGHYVTDAFHVGYSSWLRYDDASVKPVQEEQVLKPQGTRVPYLLFYRRCDTIRSR; encoded by the exons ATGGAAATCGCAGATATG GTTGGTTTGGAGTTCCTAGATCTTAGCGATGTAGATGAATATGAAAGAAGCAGAGTACTTACATCTTTGCAACGTCCGCAGCCCGACGTCAAATTTCCCTGGTACATTGGTGATGGGAGCACCAATAATGTCATTGAAGGTCAAGCTGAAG gaATCACGAAACCAATTCACCCTTCCGCTGTTGCTGCTCAAAGCTATGGTCAGAACTTTGTGATACCCCATCAGACCCCGGTTGCAATAGTAAACCCAGAAAATGGACTAACTTTGAAAGTTAAGGCAGAGcctcacatttcaaataacCTTGTCTCTTCTTCTGGCAACTATAATAGCCCAGTGAATCCTCCAATAGACAACCAGTACTTTACCCCAATTCCTCAGTATTATTCCTCTCCTCCCCCTGCTGTAGTGACGATTCCCAATGTTCCAGTCCAAACGTCACCTAATTATGGGCATTTTCCCGTACAGCCAGAAATGGTTTCTACTAAATATTCCCCTGTATATCTCTCCCACTCTTATCCAGCAAAAACCTCGTATTATGGAGTCCCCCCAGCACAACCTATGTTTGTGCCTCATCCTCCTACAGTTGTTGACACTTTCTATCCAGAAAGCCCTCAAATCTATGAGGAGAATTCCGTGGTGGAGACCCAAATTGATACAGTGTCTTCGAATACACCGTCACTAGTAAGTGATGCCAATATCCCTGTAGTCAGTGCCAGTGCAcacagtcaaaatgttccctccAAAAAAGCCCCGGCATCCCCATTATCTGCAGACACTCCTGCCTTTACTCCCAAAAATCAACAACAACCTCACATTGAGCATCACAATACCACACCTTTGGTGAAACAAAGTAGTGTTGTGCCTGAGGCCCCCAAGACTGTAAGTAATACAGTTGAGAGCAATGAAGTCACCCCACCAGGTCAAGTGCCAGCTGCTGCAGAAGCTGACAAGACCCCACCGCAAGAGAATGCATGGGGAGGAAAGAAGTCTTGGGCAAGTCTGTTTGAATCGAAAGAAGGAGCTAGAAGCAGTCCCCAAGTAAATGGGGTTGCAAAGACTACTTTTAATGGGACTGTGAATAAAGGATCTGGTAGTAATGCAAAttgtcccattaaaaaccccaaaagaaGTCACTTTGTTGATCCGGATTGCTACAGAATGGGAG AGTTCCTTACAAATTATGCTGTGGATGGCAGAACTATAAGTGTCCAACCTAGAGGGTTGATAAATCAAAGCAACTACTGCTATATCAACTCAATCCTTCAAGCACTCATCGCTTGCCCCCCGATGTATAATTTGTTGAGCGGTTTGGCTGAAAATATAACATCAAATGCAAAGAGAAAACCTACTCCTGTTATAGATGGAAT gtGTAAATTTGTCAAAGAATACAAGCACCTGCCTGCAAATATGCGAGTTAACAATCGTAGGTCAGAGGGAGGGAAAAAGGACCAAAAGAAAGATCAAGGAGCTTTGATCAATACAGATATACCTTTTGAACCTGCGTGGATTTACAAAATCTTGCACGAGTTGCAGACTGATCTTATGGAGGGACGGCAAGAAGATGCTGAAGAATTTTTAGGATGTTTGCTGAATCATTTGAGTGATGAAATGCTAGAG ttaaaaaaattggttgaATATTCTGAGCAGGCTCCGACACAAAACTGTACAGAAGATGACGATGAATCGTGGCAG GTTAtgggaaacaaaaacaaaggaTCGGTGTTGAGAAAAACAGAATTTGAGCGAACGCCCATCACCGATATATTCGGTGGCTCGCTCAAATCCAGAATAAATAGGATGGGTGGCTTCATTACTGAAAACACCCAGCCTTTTCTCACATTACCTTTAAACATTGAG AAAGTTAAGACTGTGCGGGAAGCGCTAGATGCGTTGACTACCAAAAATCAGCTGGAAGGACTTACTTCTTCTAAAACAAATGAGGAAGTTGAGGCCTGGCAGCAGGTTATGCTAGACGAGTTGCCGGTGGTACTGATATTGCATCTTAAgtgttttgattttaaattggatGGATGTACGAAGATTGTGAAAGCTCTCGAGTTTCCAATTGATTTGAAAATAGATGGGA aattGTTGTCTCTAAAAACTACCAATgcaaaggaaaaacaatataagtTATTCGCGATAGTTTATCATGACGGCAAAGAAGCGTCTAAGGGGCATTATGTCACAGATGCTTTTCACGTAGGTTACAGCAGTTGGTTAAGGTATGACGATGCCTCTGTCAAGCCG gTTCAGGAAGAACAAGTACTGAAACCTCAGGGAACGAGAGTGCCCTATCTTTTATTCTATCGCCGTTGTGATACTATTAGGAGTAGATAA